TAGGGGCCTGGGGGGTCCCTGGTGATTCCCCGGACGGGGCCGCCAGGAGGGTCGGCGCCGCCCCTTCGGCGAGCCCGAATATAAGCGCAGTTTCGCCTCCCGGAGCCCTCGCGGGAGGCGGGGCGGGCGTCGGCATATCCATGTTTCTAGAAACAGATCCCCTATTTATGAATTAACGATCGGCACTTAATTACGCAGAGGCGGCGTCTGTTCACGTCAGACGCTCTTCTTGAGTTAACGTTTGACATTTTTCTTGATTCAGGAAGAACATACGGCGGCGAGTCAGGAAGAATATAGAAGGGAGAGTAGAAAGCTGTAGCTGGTTTTAAACCCTGGCGTATACGTGGGGGCTGTCCACTACGTCTATCTGGCCGTGGCCGGGGGGCGGGTGGCGTATGTGGGTGTGGGGAAGCGAGACTTTATTTAACCCACTCGCGTGGAGGGTACGTGTTCGACAATCACATCCACTGCCACGAATTTCCGGGGGAAGAGCTCTCCCAGTACAGGGGGGAGTGGACTCTTGTGTGCGTCTCAGACGACCTTGCGTCGTCGAGAAAGACGGCGGAGCTAGACGGTGTGGTGCGGTGTCTGGGGATACACCCGTGGCAGGTGGAGAAGGCGGAGCCGGGGGACCTGTCCGCAGTCCTCCGCATGGTGGAGAAGTCGGAGGCGCCTTGCGTGGGAGAGGTAGGGCTGGACAAAAAGTTCGTCCCCCACAGCTACGGGAAGCAGGTGGAGTTCTTCCGCGAGTTCCTCCGCCTCGCCAGGGAGCTCGACTTGGTTGTGAACGTCCACGCCCCTGACGCGTGGGCCGACGCCGTAGATATGCTGAGAAGGGCAGACGTGGACAGGGCCCTCATCCACTGGTACACGGGGCCCCTCGACCTGCTAGAAACCATCCGCGACCTCGGCTACTACATCTCGATAAACCCCGCGGTGGCCATACAGAAGAAGCACCAGGAGGTCGCCAAAAACGCCGACCGGAGAATTGTCCTTCTGGAGAGCGACGGGCCGTACGAATATAGGGGGATGAGACTGGCGCCCCCCGCCATTAGAAACACGGTGGAGAAGCTGGCGGAGCTCTGGGGAACCCCCACAGACCACGTCGTAGAGATCGTGGAGGCAAACGCCAGGCGCCTATGGCGTCTGTAGAGGAGATAGTGGACCTCCTGGCCAGGGTGAGGGCGAGAGGCGCCGGGTTTGTCCTGCGCCTAGAGGGCAGATACACGGCGGTTGGGGATCTGCACGGCGACGTGGACACTCTGGAGAAGGTACTGGAGGAGTGGCCCGCGCCCTACCTCTTCCTAGGCGACTACGTGGACAGGGGAAACAGAGGCCTGGAGGTGGTGACCCAGGTGTTCCAGCTATACGTCGAGGGGAAGGCGGTTGTGTTGAGAGGCAACCACGAGTCGCCCCTCATGAACATCGACGGCGGCTTCCTAGACGAGCTCTGCGAAAAACTGGGGAGGCGGTGCGGCTACATCTACAAGGAGTTTGAAAAAACCTTCGCCTCTCTACCGTTAGCGGCGCTGTTGAACGGCAGGGTGGTTGCGTTGCACGGCGGCATCCCGCTGAGAGACGACATGAGCCCCGCGACGCTGGGAGAACTAGAAAAAATATCAGGAGACCTAACCACCCCCCAAGACCCACTGGCGTTCCAAGTACTGTGGAACGACCCCTGTCCCTGCGACAAATACGCCCCAAGCCCCCGGGGCCCCGGCATATGGCTCTTCGGGAGGGAAGCCACCAAGGCCTTCCACAGGACGCACAACACGGCCACTGTCTTGAGGGGCCACACCTACATACCCCAGGGCTGCGCCTCCCACCACGGAGGCGCCGTAGTCACGGTCTTCACCTCAACCGCGGGGCCCTACAGAAAAACCAGACCCAAGATAGCGCTGGTCGACGACGCGGTCCAGGTCTACGACTTAGATGCAAAGAAGCCTGCCCAGTGCCCCGAGGACGTAGACGTGTTTTAACACTCGCCCCTTAAGCCCTTGGGCGGGGTGACGCCCCTCTGCCCCTGGTAGAGGCCGGCGTACTGCGCCCTGCCCTCCGCCTTGACGAGGACTAGGTGCAGGAAGCGCATGCCCCTCCTCAGCACAATGGTGTTGGGGCTGTTGTTTACAACTTCTATCGTTATGTTGCCCTCAAAACCCGCGTCGACGATCGTCGGAGGTATGACAAGCCCGTAGC
The sequence above is drawn from the Pyrobaculum ferrireducens genome and encodes:
- a CDS encoding TatD family hydrolase, which gives rise to MFDNHIHCHEFPGEELSQYRGEWTLVCVSDDLASSRKTAELDGVVRCLGIHPWQVEKAEPGDLSAVLRMVEKSEAPCVGEVGLDKKFVPHSYGKQVEFFREFLRLARELDLVVNVHAPDAWADAVDMLRRADVDRALIHWYTGPLDLLETIRDLGYYISINPAVAIQKKHQEVAKNADRRIVLLESDGPYEYRGMRLAPPAIRNTVEKLAELWGTPTDHVVEIVEANARRLWRL
- a CDS encoding metallophosphoesterase family protein, which gives rise to MASVEEIVDLLARVRARGAGFVLRLEGRYTAVGDLHGDVDTLEKVLEEWPAPYLFLGDYVDRGNRGLEVVTQVFQLYVEGKAVVLRGNHESPLMNIDGGFLDELCEKLGRRCGYIYKEFEKTFASLPLAALLNGRVVALHGGIPLRDDMSPATLGELEKISGDLTTPQDPLAFQVLWNDPCPCDKYAPSPRGPGIWLFGREATKAFHRTHNTATVLRGHTYIPQGCASHHGGAVVTVFTSTAGPYRKTRPKIALVDDAVQVYDLDAKKPAQCPEDVDVF